One region of Cytobacillus sp. IB215665 genomic DNA includes:
- a CDS encoding GNAT family N-acetyltransferase has protein sequence MIRHLKETDYQTIISVVNDWWNGRKMDHMLPMLFFTHFQNTSFVIEEQDEIVGFIIGFVSQSQQNEAYIHFVGVHPQYRELGIAKKLYEQFFTTVKQHGCQIVKCITSPVNTNSIAFHQKMGFQIEETDTLMEGIYVKRNYDGQGNNRVLFYKSLY, from the coding sequence ATGATTAGACACTTGAAGGAGACAGATTATCAAACAATTATATCTGTAGTGAACGATTGGTGGAATGGTCGAAAAATGGATCATATGTTGCCAATGCTATTCTTTACTCACTTCCAAAATACTAGTTTTGTTATTGAAGAGCAGGATGAGATTGTTGGATTTATAATTGGATTTGTTTCTCAGTCTCAACAAAATGAAGCGTACATACACTTTGTAGGTGTACATCCTCAATATAGAGAACTGGGAATTGCTAAAAAACTATATGAACAGTTTTTTACTACTGTAAAACAACATGGGTGTCAAATCGTAAAGTGCATTACATCACCAGTGAATACAAATTCAATAGCATTCCATCAGAAAATGGGTTTTCAAATTGAAGAAACAGATACTTTGATGGAAGGAATTTATGTGAAACGTAATTATGACGGTCAAGGTAATAACAGAGTATTGTTTTATAAGAGTCTGTACTAG
- a CDS encoding sugar nucleotide-binding protein has product MRIVVLGATGYLGSEIFVQLKKNYIASALYGTSTTKRENFIQLDVIDKENIESVVSHTQPNVVIWPLMSRNDERKLIHTGLNNVLSYMNRDTLFIYLSTDGLFSNGSGNYTEEDQASYLDVRNPMSHYTNAKIDGEQIIRRIHNNHLILRSGPIYGKNTQGQLDHRVAYVLNEISNGNKIERATNIFKTFVHVKDLAIAITKLMMMEHRGTLHVGPEHKESYYSFFQTLINQQDDLIIPYEISEEEAEERAISHSLNTTICNSLLPHVFRKVDSEWLNE; this is encoded by the coding sequence ATGAGAATTGTAGTTTTAGGGGCAACTGGCTATTTAGGTTCAGAAATATTTGTACAATTGAAGAAAAACTACATTGCTTCAGCTTTATATGGCACTTCAACTACGAAGAGAGAGAACTTCATTCAATTAGATGTAATTGATAAGGAAAATATAGAGAGTGTGGTTAGTCATACTCAGCCAAATGTAGTTATTTGGCCTTTAATGAGTAGGAATGATGAAAGAAAGCTAATACATACAGGGCTTAATAATGTTTTGTCATATATGAATAGAGATACCCTATTCATATATTTATCTACTGATGGGCTGTTCTCTAATGGTAGTGGTAATTATACAGAGGAAGATCAAGCTTCTTATTTAGATGTGAGAAATCCAATGTCACATTATACGAATGCAAAAATCGATGGTGAACAAATAATTAGGCGAATACACAATAACCACCTCATTTTACGCTCTGGTCCAATCTATGGAAAAAATACTCAAGGCCAATTGGATCATAGAGTAGCATATGTATTAAACGAAATAAGTAATGGCAACAAAATAGAGAGGGCAACAAACATTTTTAAAACATTTGTACATGTTAAGGATTTAGCTATAGCGATTACAAAGCTAATGATGATGGAGCATCGTGGAACCCTTCATGTAGGACCAGAACATAAAGAAAGCTACTATTCTTTTTTTCAAACACTGATAAATCAACAAGACGATCTGATTATTCCTTACGAGATCTCGGAAGAAGAAGCAGAGGAAAGAGCCATCTCTCATTCCTTAAATACAACAATATGTAATTCGTTGCTACCACATGTATTTAGAAAAGTTGATAGCGAGTGGTTGAATGAGTGA
- a CDS encoding DUF6366 family protein has translation MSEKQRDDLYNKERKNHPTGMLNDGINRSQAGSPSELVRGGCFQIVITIIIVIISLLTFNQCST, from the coding sequence ATGAGTGAGAAGCAAAGGGATGACCTTTATAATAAGGAACGGAAAAATCACCCAACTGGAATGTTAAATGATGGAATCAATCGTAGTCAAGCTGGGTCTCCTTCAGAATTGGTGAGAGGTGGTTGTTTTCAAATTGTTATAACGATTATCATTGTCATCATTAGCTTACTAACGTTTAATCAATGCTCAACGTAA
- a CDS encoding binary toxin-like calcium binding domain-containing protein has protein sequence MGNNKSTKRFFSIITTLALTTQIVSFSHPVTYAKNIESQSERSVQEKINDDNIIMNGMEGTYYSDAEFSNHLLIRLEDSNAKFDINRLNIPKPLQSKMRNIHSIKWEGIIEPNYSEDYTFTTSDNDHIKLWIDDELIINGQNFEPQAISLESDQQYNITIGYSNPDAALSELEIKWFSNNQEEEIIPKEQIFPPIQSEEGNDSLDPIDLIVDEPIIQEEPGDESVDPVEEPGDESVDPVQEPGGESTDPGEEPGDETVDPVEEPGGESTDPGEESVNNQTNSLERTVNKFRDWLLSSYQKLTELVAYQPSVASAETIENDTDNDGVTDLWEINGYTHIPGFGLVEWDDAYYEMGVLKYTTSPYDWSTDQDPYSDKEEVTGQIDAAILAPATHPLVPAFPNIKADLEHIQITPRETITLSDGTSRSTGWQTQTDTTESKKISTGAKFGTEVTQEFEISASLTDLGVKQSTSLKLYTELNTNIETTDVTSNSSGRNGTNTANWSQATTSEKDKAATSIWNVKYRNVGTAPAYDIVPSLSLTVGNLDILSLKTADASTIGTIAPNRTYPSSGSIALQYQEVGSVDNTPIYLTIDQLKMIEMGLPISLSTDQIEAKVKRIENGLPSTEYKWSLYEGAIDAVSANITFISSTTGEHNYKVYANDPNNSNSQFKPDTSLEEALVLVLDAEIVNGKLRIFGEEVDDSWRVYFSSDSSADYDAFQQGESIFDTKLRPGMNIVIEKPDPNGTPYVQYALYADEGKQVVANILENGSSIESVKATVKTINNGVQEITLTDEDENGDFDGIWESDSSAGLIDLTHADAKITVTAANGNETESYILRPYDLSFYGLGYVPLQEPHDVSNINTLSSQYPTAEAFVLEVKDTQTTSNKHNVQIGAQETYLGVNDDPIEYRGAATTYQLYEDANYEGERIYDLTSSMSDLRSGFHYMSNDSGSNKVSGVKLRQDESGSGLVLYNYYGYENGNVDNVLPVVNGYKDLASTNMDNKASAVRIVGQSGKPFVRLYDQQDFSNGGNDYAGDFIDIYGKKDISGYFNDKASSFKVFAGEDTSYQLDSYFYNADDFSESGGWYHSWDTIGRGKNLTKYDTNNNVSSIKLGCEQNCPTVKFYNDKNYNDLHGNNTLTPIFDLRPFGMGSDLSSIKFENNEDKLAKVIIYKETDFEGSYAIIDESIPDLSSFQDIIYKGRSATGTRGFNNTIDSARFYYGPVYRFYEGTNYTGDYADYVIGEDDVGNNWSNQFSSVKVLNPLPEIGLIAYDNTNYAGEFLPVTNDIPDLSTVDFNDKISSIKLITRIPDKRPTHNTTVVVPASDLTLSTTNDYFGEGTSINVVGYFDRLSSSSKFTPYNHERTYTTTGTQSYSTGINHAKGYLVQVDANRVTSNKVRVKINGSSYSELGTSATHALGFEPGAENNPKHSNIVFVPADESDPANISVDISLGSWKDTDDNTEFSIKVLGYFADDNDSNNDWFYEQYTTPISVASPTVTDEQSTQVVLQGNDFKEQPKAFLVNVTAKNIGASVLKFSINNDYVQLGTAATKFAKGEDPESVHHSGLMYVTADELNPYLLTMTPNYGTWTVLGSNAEYDIDIVGYFY, from the coding sequence ATGGGGAACAATAAATCAACAAAACGTTTTTTCTCAATTATTACAACGCTAGCTCTAACGACTCAAATCGTATCATTTTCTCATCCAGTAACTTATGCAAAAAACATTGAGTCCCAATCCGAGCGCTCTGTTCAAGAAAAAATAAATGATGATAACATTATTATGAATGGTATGGAGGGAACATATTATTCTGACGCAGAGTTTTCTAATCATTTATTAATACGTTTGGAAGATTCAAATGCAAAATTTGATATTAATAGACTTAATATACCAAAGCCACTCCAAAGTAAGATGCGAAACATTCACTCGATAAAATGGGAAGGTATAATTGAACCTAATTATTCTGAGGATTATACTTTTACTACATCTGATAATGATCATATTAAACTATGGATTGATGATGAATTAATTATTAATGGACAAAATTTTGAACCCCAGGCAATTAGCTTAGAGTCAGATCAACAATATAACATTACAATAGGTTATAGCAACCCAGATGCAGCACTATCTGAACTTGAAATTAAGTGGTTCAGTAATAATCAAGAAGAAGAGATCATTCCGAAAGAACAAATATTTCCACCAATTCAAAGTGAAGAAGGAAATGATTCGTTAGACCCTATTGATTTGATAGTTGATGAGCCAATCATACAAGAAGAGCCAGGAGACGAATCAGTTGATCCAGTCGAAGAACCAGGAGACGAATCAGTTGATCCAGTCCAAGAGCCAGGAGGTGAATCAACTGATCCAGGAGAAGAGCCAGGAGACGAAACAGTTGATCCAGTCGAAGAGCCAGGAGGTGAATCAACTGATCCAGGAGAAGAATCAGTAAATAATCAAACCAACTCATTAGAAAGAACAGTAAATAAGTTTCGTGATTGGTTATTATCATCTTATCAAAAACTAACAGAGCTCGTAGCTTATCAGCCATCAGTTGCAAGTGCGGAGACGATAGAAAACGATACTGATAACGATGGAGTTACTGACTTGTGGGAAATTAATGGTTATACTCATATTCCTGGCTTTGGATTAGTTGAATGGGATGATGCCTATTATGAGATGGGTGTATTAAAATACACAACGTCCCCATATGACTGGAGTACGGATCAAGATCCATACAGTGATAAGGAAGAAGTAACTGGTCAAATTGATGCGGCTATCCTAGCTCCTGCAACTCATCCTTTAGTTCCAGCATTTCCAAATATAAAAGCAGATCTTGAACATATTCAAATAACACCTAGAGAAACTATTACACTGTCTGACGGAACGTCAAGGTCAACAGGATGGCAAACCCAAACAGATACGACTGAGAGTAAAAAAATCAGTACTGGAGCTAAATTTGGTACTGAAGTGACCCAAGAATTTGAAATATCTGCATCACTTACCGATCTTGGGGTAAAGCAATCAACGTCTCTTAAACTGTATACCGAATTAAATACGAATATCGAGACCACTGATGTAACTTCAAATTCGAGTGGTAGAAATGGCACGAATACAGCAAATTGGAGCCAAGCGACTACGAGTGAAAAAGATAAAGCTGCAACAAGTATTTGGAATGTAAAATATAGAAATGTAGGTACTGCGCCAGCATATGACATCGTTCCTAGTCTATCTTTAACAGTTGGTAATTTAGATATTCTGTCATTAAAAACAGCTGATGCGAGTACGATTGGAACGATTGCCCCTAATAGGACATACCCTAGCAGTGGATCTATTGCTTTACAGTACCAAGAAGTTGGGTCGGTAGATAACACACCTATTTATCTTACGATAGATCAACTTAAAATGATTGAAATGGGATTGCCTATTTCTCTATCTACAGACCAAATTGAGGCAAAAGTGAAACGTATAGAAAATGGATTGCCATCTACAGAGTACAAATGGAGCCTATATGAAGGAGCTATTGATGCTGTTTCAGCTAATATTACTTTTATTAGTAGTACGACTGGAGAGCATAACTATAAAGTATATGCTAATGACCCAAATAACTCAAATTCTCAATTTAAACCTGATACGTCGTTAGAGGAAGCACTTGTGTTAGTTCTTGACGCAGAAATTGTGAATGGAAAATTGAGAATTTTTGGTGAAGAAGTTGATGATTCATGGCGTGTTTATTTTTCATCTGATTCATCTGCTGATTACGATGCATTCCAACAAGGTGAAAGCATTTTTGATACTAAGTTACGACCTGGTATGAATATTGTTATTGAAAAACCTGATCCGAACGGTACACCGTATGTACAATATGCACTTTATGCTGACGAAGGAAAGCAGGTAGTTGCAAATATTCTTGAAAACGGATCATCAATTGAGAGTGTCAAAGCGACAGTTAAAACGATTAATAATGGCGTACAGGAAATCACATTAACAGATGAGGATGAAAACGGTGACTTTGATGGTATTTGGGAATCTGATAGTTCAGCAGGATTAATAGATTTAACACATGCAGATGCAAAAATAACGGTTACTGCAGCAAATGGAAATGAAACAGAATCGTATATTCTAAGACCGTATGACTTATCATTTTATGGCTTAGGGTATGTCCCATTACAAGAACCCCATGATGTTTCAAATATTAATACTTTATCGTCACAATATCCGACTGCTGAAGCATTCGTCCTTGAAGTGAAAGATACACAAACGACTTCAAATAAACATAATGTACAAATTGGTGCTCAAGAAACTTATTTAGGTGTCAACGATGACCCAATTGAATATAGAGGAGCAGCTACAACATACCAATTATACGAGGACGCGAATTATGAAGGGGAACGTATTTACGACCTTACTAGCTCAATGTCAGATTTGCGTAGTGGCTTTCATTATATGAGTAATGATAGTGGAAGTAATAAGGTTAGTGGTGTTAAGTTAAGACAGGATGAATCTGGATCAGGGCTTGTTCTTTATAACTACTATGGATATGAAAATGGCAATGTAGATAATGTTTTACCAGTAGTAAATGGCTATAAAGATCTTGCCAGCACGAATATGGATAATAAAGCATCGGCAGTTCGCATTGTCGGACAGTCAGGAAAGCCATTTGTTCGACTATATGATCAGCAGGATTTTTCTAACGGTGGAAATGATTATGCTGGTGATTTTATAGATATTTACGGAAAAAAAGATATTTCTGGTTACTTTAATGATAAAGCTTCTTCTTTTAAAGTTTTTGCAGGTGAAGATACGAGTTATCAACTTGATTCGTACTTTTACAATGCTGATGATTTTTCTGAATCTGGTGGCTGGTATCACTCGTGGGATACGATTGGACGAGGAAAAAATCTTACAAAGTATGATACTAATAATAATGTCTCTTCCATCAAACTCGGATGTGAGCAGAATTGTCCAACAGTTAAATTTTACAATGACAAAAACTATAATGATTTACACGGTAATAACACATTGACACCAATATTTGACTTACGTCCTTTTGGTATGGGGTCTGATTTATCTTCAATAAAATTTGAAAATAATGAGGATAAGCTTGCGAAAGTGATCATCTATAAGGAAACTGATTTTGAAGGCTCGTACGCAATTATTGATGAGTCGATTCCTGATTTAAGTAGTTTTCAAGATATTATATACAAAGGTAGAAGTGCAACTGGTACTCGTGGATTTAATAATACGATTGACTCTGCTCGCTTCTACTATGGACCGGTGTATCGTTTTTATGAAGGAACGAACTATACAGGTGATTATGCTGACTATGTCATAGGTGAGGATGATGTTGGTAATAATTGGTCTAATCAATTTAGTTCTGTCAAAGTATTAAATCCACTACCTGAAATAGGATTAATCGCTTATGATAATACGAACTATGCTGGCGAGTTTCTCCCTGTTACGAATGATATCCCTGATTTAAGTACAGTTGATTTTAATGACAAAATTTCTTCGATTAAATTAATTACGCGTATTCCAGATAAAAGGCCAACTCACAATACTACGGTTGTTGTACCTGCATCCGATTTGACATTAAGCACGACAAATGATTATTTTGGAGAAGGTACTTCTATAAATGTAGTTGGATATTTTGATCGCTTATCAAGTTCATCTAAGTTCACGCCATATAATCATGAGCGAACATATACAACAACAGGGACCCAATCATATAGTACAGGTATAAACCATGCAAAAGGCTATCTTGTACAAGTAGATGCAAACCGAGTGACGTCTAATAAAGTCAGAGTGAAAATAAACGGCTCGTCTTATTCAGAGCTTGGTACTTCGGCAACACATGCATTAGGTTTTGAGCCAGGTGCTGAGAATAATCCGAAGCATAGCAATATCGTATTTGTTCCAGCAGATGAAAGTGACCCTGCTAATATATCAGTTGACATTTCTTTAGGTAGTTGGAAAGATACTGACGATAATACTGAATTTTCAATTAAAGTACTTGGGTATTTTGCAGATGATAATGACTCTAATAACGATTGGTTTTATGAACAGTATACAACGCCAATTTCTGTAGCATCTCCGACAGTAACAGATGAGCAATCTACACAAGTTGTCTTGCAAGGAAATGATTTTAAAGAGCAACCAAAAGCATTTCTAGTTAATGTTACAGCAAAAAATATAGGTGCTAGTGTATTAAAATTCTCTATTAATAACGATTATGTACAACTAGGGACTGCTGCAACAAAATTTGCGAAAGGTGAGGATCCTGAGTCGGTTCACCATAGTGGATTAATGTATGTAACCGCTGATGAGCTAAATCCATATTTACTGACCATGACTCCAAACTACGGTACATGGACAGTGCTTGGTAGTAATGCCGAATATGATATTGATATAGTAGGTTACTTCTACTAG